The Chloroflexota bacterium genomic sequence TAAAGTCAGCCCCAGACCGAGGGAAACGCGCCGCCATCGCACCCGCCGCGGAGAATAGCGGATTCGCCTTTGCATAGACCGCCTCAATTACGTTCGTTTTCAACCGGGCCGGTCATAGGCAAAGCGTGAGAAGAGATATGCCAACCCGTTTCATTATGCCACTCAGCTTTCGCGGGGACAATCTCGAAAGCACTTCAGAATCCCTTTGGCGAATACCGCGAGAGTGAACAGCCAATTACCCGCCGGGTGCATGGTATGCCTCCCGGACAAACCAATTAACCGCCAGATCATCCGTGCCTCATAGGGGTGCAGAGCCAGCAAGCACGTCGTCCCGAATTGTGATTGGATTACAGAAAGTATGGAGCGTTGGCGAGACTCTTAATCGTTCGCCACCACTTGCTGAACACAGCGTCAAACTCAGTTCACCATCTTGTGTTAAGCTAGTACAGACCACGGGCACCGACAGCGAAAGGTGAATTGTCGTGCAAGATCTTCCCTGGGTCGCGCTGGTAGGCCCATTCCCAAAGGAACTCCGCCCCAGCACACGCTGGCGCGACCGCTACCAGCGTGTACCCCGCACGATTCAAGCCTGTGAGCTGGCAGATGCACTCGCAGATCCGACGCTCGACAGCGTCTTGCTGTACTGGAATCTGCCTGATCGTCTCACCCTTGCTGAGCGGGTGCTGGCAACGGACCGGCCTTTATGTCTCCCTGGGCCGCTGACGCCGGTCGAACTACAGCTACTTCAGAGTTCTTCGTCCTCACCATTCCTTGGCGCTGCGAGCCTGACCCTGCCTGCCGTGCGCGCGATGAAACTGGCCCTCGACCCGGAGAATACGGGCCCGACGCGCTACGTTGCCGTCAGAAGACTTACGCAGCCCGCTCCCACGGCACCGCACTTCGCGCCGTTAACGATTGCCCTCGTTACTGCAGCCTGTTTAGTAGACGACACGCCGGACTGGGTGTTTGCCAATCGCGCTGAATACAACGGCACCATCACTATCATCGTCAATCTGCACTTCCCGTCTGCCGAAGTGATGGCGACTTGGGTGCAAGTTCCGGACGGTCCGGTGCACGACGATTGGATGGTGTACGGCACGAAAGGCATGCTGCACCAGCGTGACGAGGCGGCCGACCACACGCTCGCCGCCCATCTCTTGGACCACTGGCTCAGCGTGCGCAGCGGGCGTGACGAACCGCTCATGTGCGCAGAGCAGGCTCTCATTGCCGCGTGCCTCGCCCAAGCCATTGACCTCTCGCTCCAAGAACGACGTCGCGTGGCGTTGCGGGAGGTGGCACATGGCTGACAAACTACGCGTCGGTCTGGTAAGCGGCGTGCGCCATCAGGACGACTATGCCAGGGTCTTCGCGCAGCATCCAAGCGTAACGCTGGTCGGTATGGGGGACGATGCCGATCTACCGGCAGAATACCACGACCTGAACCGCGCCATCGCGGACGAACACGGCTTGGCATACACGACCGACCTCGACGCCTTCCTCGCTCGTGACGACGTGGATGCCGTGTGCGTCGCGCCGGAATACGCCCGGCACACACCGCTCGCGCTCCGCGCGCTCGCGGCCGAAAAACACGTGCTGGTGGATAAGCCCATCGGCATCACTCTAGACCAGTGCGACGCGCTCATCGCGGCGGCGCGCACAACCACGCGCACGTTTGCCTGGATTGCCCGCATCGGCCACCCCTCGCTGCAACGAGCGCGTGACGCCGTGGCGGCGGGAGACATTGGGACCATCGTTAACATCAACGCCCACTTCCTCGCCACGTACGGCAACGGCGAGAAATGGGACGAGGAAGAGCGGGCCTTCTTCGATCCGGTGGTCAACGGCGGCGGCGAACTCCTGAATTTCGGCCTCTATCCCCTCTCGGCCATCCTGAACGTGACGGGCCTGGCCCCAACCGCGGTCCACTGCGTCAAGGGCGCGTACTACAACCGCCCCCATCGCGAGCTCGATATCGAGGACATGGCGCTGCTCAACCTGGAAATGGAGAATGGGATTCTCGCCTCAGTCTGCGTGGGGCGGGCGCACGTGCCGGGGAATCTGCACCACAGCGATATCTGGCTGGAGGTAACCGGCACGCACGGTACCCTGGTCGCTGAAGAGTTGGAACAAGACGCCGTGCTCTTCGGCGCAACGCCAGGCTACGTCGAGCGCCGCTACCGAATGCCCGAGGGTTCGCAAGCGCACTTTGGCGCCGTGATCGACAACTTCGTCTGGGCCGTCCAAACCGGCGGCCAACCCTTCCTCGGCGCCGACGAGGCGGAAAAGGTGATGCACACCGTATTCGCTGCGTACGCGTCCTCAGAGACTGGCCAAGTGGTGACCGTTGAATAGCCGGTTGAAGAAGCCACCCCTAACGTTAATCCTGGCCGCCTTCCTAGTGCTTTGTCTTGCAGCCACCGCTTGCGCCGAAGGCTACGGCACTCAGGTCAGTGGCTCCCAGCGGCGCCAAGATGGTGCGCGCCAAGACCAAGCGACCAACAATGTCACACCTACGGCATCGGCGACAGTGCCCGCGCTCACCCGCGACGCGTTGCGCACTGCCGAATACGCAGCCGGATTTCCTGCTTTCGGATCACTACAGAGAGACCGCATTGGCGCGCAGGACCCGATTGCCTTTGGTGACCTCAATGGCAACGGCGTAGATGATGGGGCAGTAGTACTTCTGCTGGTGGACGGCAACGCCGCGCACCGCTACCTCGCTGCTGTCCTCAATGAAAACGGCGTGCCGCGGCACGTTGCCTCCGCCTTCTTGGGACACAACATTGGGATTGACTCGGTCACAATCGCAGACGGGATCGTGACACTGCAAACAAAACAACTCGGTCCCAACGACCCGAATTGCTGCCCTACGAAAGAGGTTGTAGCCACATTCCGGTTGGATGACAATGATTGGAAGTTAGTCGCCGAGACGCCGCCGGGTCAAGTCACAGCCAACTTCCACGTGCTTGCCGATGCCAACACAATCGCGGCGGCTTTGGAGGAGCTACGGTCTACGGAGGTAGGGGATACCGTTGCTGCGTGGTTCTTGGATTCAGGAGGACGGGTTGCTTTTGATGACGCACTATTTCAGGCCCTACCCGACATTCCCGAAGTCCCGTTCGCTATCGGCCTAGACCTCCAGGAAAACCGCATTGCCATCGGAATGTCTCATCGCGTCGAAAGCGTGGAAACACTGGCCGCGTGGCTGGCGGGGAGCATGACCCAAAGCATTTCGCTCACGCTTGAAGGCGATCCATCTTCAGTGGCCGCGTGCTTAGACTTGATACAACTCGCCTATCACGCGCGAGCCGCCGTTTGGCATGAGTTCTACGGAGACGAAGGCAAGCCGAACCCGAATTCGCAAGAAGCCTTCCTAAACCGAAACTTGCAACGCACGATAAACGGCACTCTCGCCGGTTGGGTGCGTGGCATCCCCTTCTACCGGCAGTCTTGCGCACAATTCGCCGCGCCGCCACCGCCGACTCCAACGCCCGTTTCAACCCCGCTTCCACCCGCGCCCACACCCGCGACGGTTGGCGGATGCTTGACCAATAATGAGGTGGAGTACTTGGCTGCTTGGCATTCGTATATGGGGTATATTGACCCGCACTACGTGCTCTTTCTACAAGCAATGACAGCGGCCTCACAAAACCCCCGAAACTCCGATTTGGTAGAAGAGGGCGGGAAGAAGCTGAGGGCGCTTCGGTGGGAAATGGAGTATAGATTGTGGCAGATTTCCAACGCCCCAACGCAGCGCACCGCCCGCCTAGAGACGCTAACTAACTATATGATTTCCAGCGCGGCATTCACTCTATTGGGTATTTTTGTCAGCCCTGGGGAAGCACCTCGGCACCCGGAGAGTGTATACGAAGCACTAAAGCAGTTCGTTGATAATACCAATACGTTTCTTCAAGCAGATAGTGGGCCTATAGAGCTCTACAATCGACTGTCCCAGCTTTCTCTATGCCACACCGTGAATTAAACTGTTGTTCTCCAATGAACAGCATTGGTATGCCAGTACCAGGATGGGTTCAGCTATGAGCAGATACTTAGACTGTGCTAGGCTTTCTGTCCCCACGCAATCATCATTGCGAATCATGCCCCCCATCTAAACATACACAGCGAGCCAATGACACGCGATTATCCTTGCGCAAAACCGGGTTGCGTGGGGTGAGAGCACGACCGCACCAATCGACCTCGGCCTACGGGGGTTCAACCCACCGCGTTCACGAGGTGCAAGCCCACAATAGCCTCATAGAGAGATACGGGTGCGCAAGCGCCTAACGCTTGGTCAATGAGATCAGCAGCCTCACAAGTGAGCAAGCGCGGTATGGGTAAATTTCTTCTGATAGACGTCGAGGAAGCGCACTCTCCGTTCGTAGATGCATGCGTGCAGTTCAATGCACTCTTCGGGCACAGGAATAATTGCAGAGGGATCAGACGATACCGTGGCCCTATCAGGGCAAAGAGGTCAGTCCATTTCGGCGGGGAGACGGTAGCGCAGGTTTGCAACCTGCGCCGATCAGATTAGGAAAACTGAGCTAAGCGGGTAATGCGCGCTTACGGAATCCACTTCAGGATCGCCACCGCGACCCCGAGCGCCGCAACGAAGAGCATTGCCAACTGCATGGTCTGGCGGTTGAGACGCTGATCAAGTTCGGCGTGCAAGCGTAACTCTAGCGCCTATAATTCCGTGCGCAGATCTGCGTGATAAACGGGGTCGCAGGTATTCACCTCTTACACCAACCAATTGCCTTGCCTGGGCGGATGATTGCTTCATGCGCCATACATGTCCCTATGCCCCGAAACGGGGAGGCGGGGGACAAGCCCCCGCGCTACGCAAGAGCGTTACCAAAGCCACGATCACCACGCCCTGCAAGACTTGGAGCGCGGCAAACTGGATTGTCAAGATCGTCAGCCGTCGGTCTAGCCGGATGCGGAATTCCTCTGTACCAATATCGTGGTCAGTTTATTTGGCTTTAGCGGTCATGTCTTCACGCATTGTAGCTGTACAGTACCAGTCTCGCGGCGGACCGCATCCCAAACTTACGTCTTGTACAGAATCTTCACTTAGATCTCTGGGAAAATTGCGTCCCTTTGGCTGGAGAATGAGCCGTTCCTATGCGGAGAACAAGGCCTCATTGCTGAAACGCTTGCCACGCTTGGTCTTCCTCCGGCCGATCCCAATCTTCAGCCAGTGCCTCCTCGCTAAGCAGAGCGCCTTCGCTTGCTACAGCAATTGCCTGCTCTGCCAGGACACGCTGCCGCACAAACAAGTAGAAGTCGTACACCTCCTGTTGCGCCGACTCAGGCAGATCCCGAAGATCAATGTGGTCTGCTATTGCCATTACCAATCCTTTCTATGCCGCACACTGTCGCGTTGGCCCACGTTGAGCAAGATTTCGGATTCCGATATGCCTGATGTGCTGAGAGCGAACCGGGTACCCACGAGAGGTACCCTTACGCAGATGGTTTAGCGTCACGGGGAAGTCTACATCTGGTTCGGGCTATTCGCACACCGCGCCCCTCGCCGCGGAGGTGACCAGCTTGGCGTACTTTGCCAGCACGCCTCTTGTGTAGCGGGGTTCCAGCGGTTGCCAGTGCTTGCGGCGTTCCTCGAGTTCGGCTTCGTCCACGTGCAGCGTCAGTTCCTGGTTGTCGCCGTCGATGGTGATCTGGTCGCCCTCCTTGATCAAACCGATGGGGCCGCCCATGGCCGCTTCCGGCGCTACGTGGCCCACCATCATGCCGTGGGTCGCGCCGGAAAAGCGCCCGTCGGTGATGAGGCCCACGGAATCGCCGAGACCGCGCCCGAAGACCGCACCCGTCACGGCCAGCATTTCGCGCATGCCCGGCCCGCCTTTCGGCCCCTCGTTGC encodes the following:
- a CDS encoding DUF2281 domain-containing protein gives rise to the protein MAIADHIDLRDLPESAQQEVYDFYLFVRQRVLAEQAIAVASEGALLSEEALAEDWDRPEEDQAWQAFQQ
- a CDS encoding Gfo/Idh/MocA family oxidoreductase translates to MADKLRVGLVSGVRHQDDYARVFAQHPSVTLVGMGDDADLPAEYHDLNRAIADEHGLAYTTDLDAFLARDDVDAVCVAPEYARHTPLALRALAAEKHVLVDKPIGITLDQCDALIAAARTTTRTFAWIARIGHPSLQRARDAVAAGDIGTIVNINAHFLATYGNGEKWDEEERAFFDPVVNGGGELLNFGLYPLSAILNVTGLAPTAVHCVKGAYYNRPHRELDIEDMALLNLEMENGILASVCVGRAHVPGNLHHSDIWLEVTGTHGTLVAEELEQDAVLFGATPGYVERRYRMPEGSQAHFGAVIDNFVWAVQTGGQPFLGADEAEKVMHTVFAAYASSETGQVVTVE
- a CDS encoding dihydroxy-acid dehydratase; the protein is AVVKVAGVANRVHSGPARVFEIEDDAFQAVVKGRINPGDVIVIRNEGPKGGPGMREMLAVTGAVFGRGLGDSVGLITDGRFSGATHGMMVGHVAPEAAMGGPIGLIKEGDQITIDGDNQELTLHVDEAELEERRKHWQPLEPRYTRGVLAKYAKLVTSAARGAVCE